The DNA segment GCCTCGCACGGGAAGCGCGCGCCGCGTCACGGGATGCGGATAGGTGGCTTGACCCCCTGCAGGGGCCGGCGCACAGTCGCGGCGCACCGACCGCTTGGGGAAAGCCGGCTTGCTGCAACGTCTTCGCACACTGATGGGCGCCGCGCCCGACCCGGTGCCTGCCCTCGCCGCGGCACGCGCGGCCGCCCTGCAGGCGGCGCTCGGCGAACCCGAGCGCATCGACCGCGACGTCGACCGCCGGCACCGGGTCGACGTGCACGTGTACGCGCGCAACTTCGTCGAGGCCTGCGTGGACGGCGACGACGAAGGCTATGTGCTGGTCACCAGCGGCATGAGCGACCGGCTGATGCCGATGCCCGACGGCTACGACGGCGACGAATCTGCTGCGCGCGAACTATTCTGGTACGTGCGCGCGCCGCATCCGGCCTTCATCGAGCAGCTGCGCTGGCTGGCCAAGCTGCCGTTCGCCGAAGACAGCTGGCTGGGCTACGGCCATACCGTGCCGCTGCCGGAACCGCCGCTGGCGGCCTCACCGTTCTCGACCTTCCTGCTGCTGCCGCCGGTGGTGGCCACCGACCGCCACCTGTTCGACAACCTGCACCTGCACGGCCAGGGTGTGGAGCCGCTGGTGGTCCACCTGGTGTCGGATGCGGAGTATGACCTCGTCCGCTCTGACGAAGGGCTGGATGTATTCCTCGACCTGCTGGACGTGCACCGCTACCCGCTGGTGTTCGATCCGGCGCGGCCTTCGTATCTCTGAACCGGCCGACGCGGCGGCCGCGTGGTGCGCCGCCGATTGCCAGCCACGCCGCGCGCGCATAGGCTGCTGGCGGCCCCGGGGCGGGGATGCACCCGCGGGTCATGCCCCCTCACCTTTCCATGCCGGCTCTCCGTCGGCATACCGCCCCATTGACGCATTCGAGGAGTTTCCATGACCTGGCTACGGCGCAAATCCATCGACCGGATCACCGAGCACGAAGAAGGCCGGCGACTGGTCCCTACGCTGAGCTGGCCGCACCTGGTGGCGCTGGGCATCGGCGCGATCGTCGGCACCGGCATCTACACGTTGATCGGCGTGGGCGCCGAGAAAGCCGGCCCCGCGGTGCTGATCTCCTTCGTCGTTGCCGGCGTGGTGTGCGCCTGCGCGGCGTTGGCCTATGCCGAACTGTCGACGATGATGCCGGCCGCCGGCAGCGCGTATACCTACAGCTACGGCGTGCTGGGTGAAGCGATCGCGTGGATCGTCGGCTGGAGCCTGATTCTCGAATACTCGCTGGTGGTCAGCACGGTGGCGGTCGGCTGGTCGGGCTACTTTGTCGGCTTCCTCGAATGGGTGCAGCAGACGTTCGGCTGGAGCGTCACCTTGCCCGCCGCGCTATCCGCCGGTCCGCATGCCGGCGGCATCATCAACCTGCCCGCCATCGTCATCACGTTCCTCGTCGCGGGCATGCTGATCGCCGGCACACGCGAAAGCGCCACGCTCAACGCGATCCTGGTGGTGTTCAAGCTGATCGCGCTGGGGGTGTTCATCGCGGTCGCACTGCCAGCGTTCAATGCGGACAACCTGCAGCCGTTCATGCCGTACGGCTTCCCGAAGTCGATCGGGCCCGACGGTGTCGAGCGGGGTGTGATGGCGGCGGCAGCGATCATCTTCTTCGCCTTCTACGGATTCGATGCGATTTCCACCGCGGCCGAGGAGACCAAGAATCCCGGTCGCGACCTGTCGATCGGCATCGTCGGCTCGATGGTCGGCTGCACGCTGATCTACCTGGTGGTCGCGGTGGCCGCCGTCGGCGCGCTGAGCTACACCGTATTCGGCCAGAGCGCCGAGCCGCTGGCGCTGATCATGCGCGAGCTGGGACACGGCACCGCCGCGCTGGTGATCGGCATCGTCGCGATCGTGGCGCTGCCGACCGTGCTGCTGGCGTTCTTCTACGGGCAGAGCCGCATCTTCTTCGTGATGTCGCGTGACGGCCTGCTGCCGCGCGGTCTGTCGAAGGTCAACCCGCGCACGGGCACGCCGGTGGCGATCACCGTGTTCACGGCCATCCTCGTTGCGGCGCTGGCCGGCGTGGCCCGGCTGGACGAAATCGCTGCGCTCGCCAACGCCGGTACCCTGGCCGCGTTCGTCGCCGTCGGCGTGTGCCTGCTGGTGCTGCGCACGCGCGAACCCCACCGCCCTCGCGTGTTCCGCACACCGTTGGCGTGGGTGGTCGGCCCGGTGGCGATCCTCGGCTGCCTGTACTTGTTCTGGAGCCTGCCGCATCGCACGCAGCTGTGGTTCCTGGTGTGGAATGCGGTCGGCATCGTCGTCTACCTGGCCTACAGCCGTCGCAACAGCATGCTGGCGAAAGGCGGCGACGCTTGATCGCTCTGCGGCATGCGTGACCAAAAGGCGGGCTTCGGCCCGCTTTTTCTTTATGCGTCACCCAGCAGAATGACGACCCCATACGCCGGCGTGTGCAGGCGTAGCGCTTCATTCCGGGCGGCTGCGGCACTAAGATGCCGCGCAGGCACACCATCCCCCGGGTTACGACGTTGATCATCCATCCCAAAGTCCGCGGCTTCATCTGCACCACCACCCATCCGCTCGGCTGCGCGCTCAACGTACGCGACCAGATCGCCGCGACGCGCGCACAAGGCGTGCGCAACGACGGGCCCAAGAAGGTGCTGGTGATCGGTGCGTCGAGCGGCTACGGCCTGGCCGCGCGCATCAGCGCGGCGTTCGGCTTCGGTGCCGATACGCTGGGCGTGTTCTTCGAGAAGCCGGGCAACGAGAAGAAGGCCGGCACCGCGGGCTGGTACAACTCGGCTGCGTTCGACCAGGCAGCCAAGGAAGCCGGCCTGTACAGCCGTTCGATCAACGGCGATGCGTTCTCGGACGAGGCGCGCGCGAAGGTCATCGAGCTGATCAAGACCGAGATGGGCGGCCAGGTCGACCTGGTCATCTATTCGCTGGCCTCGCCGGTGCGCAAGCTGCCGGGTACCGGCGAAGTGAAGCGTTCGGCACTGAAGCCGATCGGCGCGCCGTACACGTCCACCGCCATCGACACGAACAAGGACGCCATCGTCCAGGCCACCATCGAGCCCGCCACCGATCAGGAGATCGCCGACACCGTCACCGTGATGGGCGGCCAGGACTGGGAACTGTGGATCGATGCGCTCGACAAGGCCGGCGCACTGGCCGACGGCGCACGCACGGTGGCCTTCAGCTACATCGGCACCGACATCACCTGGCCGATCTACTGGCACGGCGCGCTCGGCCGCGCGAAGGTGGACCTGGACGAGACCGCGCAGCGCCTGGACGCGCGCCTGCAGAAGACCGGCGGCACCGCGAACGTCGCCGTACTGAAGTCGGTGGTAACGCAGGCCAGCTCCGCGATTCCGGTGATGCCGCTCTACATCAGCATCGTGTTCAAGGTGATGAAGGAACTCGGCCTGCACGAAGGCACGATCGAGCAGCTGGACCGCCTGTTCCGCGACCGCATGTACCGCACCGACGGCACCCCGGCCACGACCGACGACGAGAACCGCCTGCGCCTGGACGACTGGGAACTGAAGCCCGAAGTACAGACCCAGGCGAAGGCCTTGTGGCCGCAGGTCACCAGCGAGAACCTGTTCCAGCTGACCGACTACGCCAACTACAAGCACGAGTTCCTGAAGCTGTTCGGTTTCGAACGCAGCGATGTGGACTACGACGCCGACGTGAACCCGGACGTGCAGTTCGACTGCATCGAGCTGTCGCCGGAAAACTGATCGCCGTGCGTGGCGCATGAAAAAGGCGGGCTTCGGCCCGCCTTTTTCGTGTCCGTGGAGGAATGCGCTTCCGGCTCAATCCACCAC comes from the Pseudoxanthomonas sp. YR558 genome and includes:
- a CDS encoding suppressor of fused domain protein is translated as MLQRLRTLMGAAPDPVPALAAARAAALQAALGEPERIDRDVDRRHRVDVHVYARNFVEACVDGDDEGYVLVTSGMSDRLMPMPDGYDGDESAARELFWYVRAPHPAFIEQLRWLAKLPFAEDSWLGYGHTVPLPEPPLAASPFSTFLLLPPVVATDRHLFDNLHLHGQGVEPLVVHLVSDAEYDLVRSDEGLDVFLDLLDVHRYPLVFDPARPSYL
- a CDS encoding amino acid permease translates to MTWLRRKSIDRITEHEEGRRLVPTLSWPHLVALGIGAIVGTGIYTLIGVGAEKAGPAVLISFVVAGVVCACAALAYAELSTMMPAAGSAYTYSYGVLGEAIAWIVGWSLILEYSLVVSTVAVGWSGYFVGFLEWVQQTFGWSVTLPAALSAGPHAGGIINLPAIVITFLVAGMLIAGTRESATLNAILVVFKLIALGVFIAVALPAFNADNLQPFMPYGFPKSIGPDGVERGVMAAAAIIFFAFYGFDAISTAAEETKNPGRDLSIGIVGSMVGCTLIYLVVAVAAVGALSYTVFGQSAEPLALIMRELGHGTAALVIGIVAIVALPTVLLAFFYGQSRIFFVMSRDGLLPRGLSKVNPRTGTPVAITVFTAILVAALAGVARLDEIAALANAGTLAAFVAVGVCLLVLRTREPHRPRVFRTPLAWVVGPVAILGCLYLFWSLPHRTQLWFLVWNAVGIVVYLAYSRRNSMLAKGGDA
- the fabV gene encoding enoyl-ACP reductase FabV; its protein translation is MIIHPKVRGFICTTTHPLGCALNVRDQIAATRAQGVRNDGPKKVLVIGASSGYGLAARISAAFGFGADTLGVFFEKPGNEKKAGTAGWYNSAAFDQAAKEAGLYSRSINGDAFSDEARAKVIELIKTEMGGQVDLVIYSLASPVRKLPGTGEVKRSALKPIGAPYTSTAIDTNKDAIVQATIEPATDQEIADTVTVMGGQDWELWIDALDKAGALADGARTVAFSYIGTDITWPIYWHGALGRAKVDLDETAQRLDARLQKTGGTANVAVLKSVVTQASSAIPVMPLYISIVFKVMKELGLHEGTIEQLDRLFRDRMYRTDGTPATTDDENRLRLDDWELKPEVQTQAKALWPQVTSENLFQLTDYANYKHEFLKLFGFERSDVDYDADVNPDVQFDCIELSPEN